CCGAGCACGTTGCACATATCGCCGAAGGCGGTGAAGGATTCGGCGAGAAGCGCCACGCCCACGGTGCGCGGATTGGTAGTGAACATCAGGGACAGGACGACCAGGCCGGAGACGATATCGCGAATGCCTTTGAGGCGCAGCCATGCCCGGGTTTCGGGGTCCGGCGAGGGCAGCTTGAGCCCGAAGGACGGGGTCATTTTTTCTGGCGATGCGATGTAGAAGCTGCCAATGACGATGATTCCGGCAGCGAGGAGAGCGGCGATGGCGAGCGGGATGGTGGTGTGCATGATATATCTCCTTTAGAAAACCTAGCAACGCTATAAAAGATGTGAGGCGCCGGGGAAGGATTCAGGATAGCGCAATATTTTCTAGCGATGCTATGTTGGACTCATGGAGAACATGGCACCCACAAGCCGAATTGCGGAAAGAAAGCAGCGCGACCGGCAGGCCCGGCGGGAGCAGATCATCGGGGCGGCGCGGCGTATTGCAGAGACGGAGGGGTGGCCGAGTGTGACGGTTCGCCGTCTTTCCGACGAGATTGCCTATAGCCAGCCGGTCCTGTACTCCCACTTCGGGAGCCGCGAAGGGATTTTGGCCGCGGTTGCGATTGAGGGATTTCAGGAACTGAGCGTTGCGCTCGAAAGGGCGAAAAAGCGCGCGAAGGGGGATGCGGGGCTCGAAGCATTTGCGTCCGCATATCTGACGTTTGCGTCGTCTTCGCCCGCGCTGTATGAAGTGATGTTTTCGCTGAGCCTCAACGTCCCCTTTGCGGATTCGGCGACGCCAGACGCGTTGCAATCGGCCTTTGCGCAACTGATGGAACTATTCGAGAGCCATGGTTCCAAGGCGGAGGTGATCGCGGAATTGTTCTGGGCCGGGTTGCATGGGCTTGCCGAACTCAGCAGAACCAAGCGGCTCCCTCGCAGCCGCGAGAAAGAGCGGCTGAGGGCGTTTGTGAGGCTTTTTGACCGGCACGCCGCATAGTTTGAGCGGTTGTGGGGCTTTCATTTTCGGTGCTAAGCGCGAGAGCCGGGGCCAGGCTGGAGTGGAAGGAGCGAGGTGTTTCGGAATCGTCTGGATTTGTAGGGGCGCGCTTTCGTGTTTAAGGTTGTCTGGAGTGCCCGCGAGCCTGCGGCGTGTGTGCGAGAGACGGAGCGATGGTCTCTCTGTGAAAGAACTGCAGGGACGCGTGCTTGCCGCACGCATTGGACTG
The DNA window shown above is from Acidobacterium capsulatum ATCC 51196 and carries:
- a CDS encoding DUF4267 domain-containing protein; its protein translation is MHTTIPLAIAALLAAGIIVIGSFYIASPEKMTPSFGLKLPSPDPETRAWLRLKGIRDIVSGLVVLSLMFTTNPRTVGVALLAESFTAFGDMCNVLGSGGSRRAAFSIHGVTFAVMVVAGLFLINIF
- a CDS encoding TetR/AcrR family transcriptional regulator, translated to MAPTSRIAERKQRDRQARREQIIGAARRIAETEGWPSVTVRRLSDEIAYSQPVLYSHFGSREGILAAVAIEGFQELSVALERAKKRAKGDAGLEAFASAYLTFASSSPALYEVMFSLSLNVPFADSATPDALQSAFAQLMELFESHGSKAEVIAELFWAGLHGLAELSRTKRLPRSREKERLRAFVRLFDRHAA